GCCATTTGATCGGCTAGAATTGCACTGATCACATCCGGAGGCGTATCGCCCGGGATTGCGACCATATCCAGGCCAACGGAACAGATACTGGTCATCGCCTCAAGTTTATCTAAGGACAATGCACCCATGCGTACCGCATCAATCATACCTTGGTCTTCGCTCACTGGAATAAATGCTCCAGAAAGTCCGCCAACATAGCTTGAAGCCATGGCTCCGCCTTTTTTAACGGCGTCTGTAAGAAGCATCAAAGCCGCTGTGGTACCGTGTCCGCCGACGCGTTCAAGGCCCATAGTTTGCAGAATATCTGCAACGGAATCGCCTTCGGCAGGAGTTGGGGCGAGAGACAAATCAACGACACCATAATCAACACCTAGGCGCTGAGCGACGACACGTCCGACGAGCTCGCCCGCTCGGGTGCACTTAAAGGCCATGCGTTTGATAACGTCTGCAATATTACCCAGGTCCATATTGGGCGGCGGGTTTTGCATGAGCCGCTTGAGCGCCGAATGCACAACGCCTGGCCCACTGATACCGACGTTGAGCACGGCTTGAGGTTCACCGACACCGTGCATGGCACCGGCGATAAACGGGTTGTCTTCTACTGCGTTGCTAAACACGACAAATCGCGCGCAGCCCACGCCGTCAGCATCGGCCGTACGGTTAGCCATCTCGAGAATGGTGTGACCCATTAAACCAATGGCGTCCATATTGATGCCGGCTCGTGTACTGGCCACATTGATGGAACAGCAAAGCCGCTCGGTGGCAACAATGGCATCTGGGAGGCTCTCGATATAGGCGGCGTCGCCCTTAGAGATGCCTTTATGAACCAAGGCTGAATAACCGGCGATGTAATCGATGCCGATGTCTTTGGCTGCAGCATCAAGGGCTTTGGCAGTTTCCACCATCAGTTTGGGGCCGCCGCCACCAGCAACCAGTGCGACGGGTGTAACGGATACGCGTTTATTAATGATGGGCATGCCCAGATCGGCTTCCACGCTTTGCGCAGTTTCGACCAGCTTGCCGCCGTATTCGAGGATTCGGTTGTAGACGCGCTCGGGGAGGCCCGCATCACTTCCGGCGATATCAAAGAGTGAAATACCCAAAGTTGTGGTGCGAATATCGAAGTTTTCTACTTCGACCATACGCAGCGTCTCGAAAAGATCGCCTCGGGTTCCGCTATGAAAGTCTGCGCGGCTCATGGTTACACACTGTGCATCGCAGCGAGGATATCGTCGTGAAGAGCCACCACATGGATGCCCAACTCTTCGCCGATTTGCTGAAGCCGCTGCTTAAAGGTGTTGAATCGCGACCCCTGGCTTGTGGCCTGGGAGATGTCGACCACGATGATCATGGTGAAGTATTCGCCGACGATGGTTTGACTGATGTCCCTGATATCACCAGCAAATTCGTCAATTGCAGTGGTTAAACGCACAACTATTCCGGCCCGGTTGCGGCCATTGGCAGTTACAACCACCCGTTCGGCCTGCTGGACTGGTTGAGGCGCTACAGGGGCGACGGGAGCTTGTCCGAGGACAGCAGCCACTTCTTGTGCCACCACCCGCGTGGTCTCAGGGTTTAACGGTCCGAGTTTCTGCATAACCCGCGTGACAATGGCTTCCGCCACTTCTTCGTTCTGATTTACACTCATGGCGGGAAGTCTTAGCACGATCAGGTAGCCGGTGGCGACCCGGCAGACACGTTGATTCTTATGGTTTTTTGATCTTTTTAATCTTGCAAACCGTAGGTTGTCCG
The window above is part of the Deltaproteobacteria bacterium genome. Proteins encoded here:
- a CDS encoding PFL family protein; the encoded protein is MSRADFHSGTRGDLFETLRMVEVENFDIRTTTLGISLFDIAGSDAGLPERVYNRILEYGGKLVETAQSVEADLGMPIINKRVSVTPVALVAGGGGPKLMVETAKALDAAAKDIGIDYIAGYSALVHKGISKGDAAYIESLPDAIVATERLCCSINVASTRAGINMDAIGLMGHTILEMANRTADADGVGCARFVVFSNAVEDNPFIAGAMHGVGEPQAVLNVGISGPGVVHSALKRLMQNPPPNMDLGNIADVIKRMAFKCTRAGELVGRVVAQRLGVDYGVVDLSLAPTPAEGDSVADILQTMGLERVGGHGTTAALMLLTDAVKKGGAMASSYVGGLSGAFIPVSEDQGMIDAVRMGALSLDKLEAMTSICSVGLDMVAIPGDTPPDVISAILADQMAIGVMNNKTTAARLLPVPGRGPGDIVSYGGLLGDGIVIDVNKHSPSEFIRLGGRIPAPIHSMRN